From Desulfatibacillum aliphaticivorans DSM 15576, one genomic window encodes:
- a CDS encoding 3-hydroxyacyl-CoA dehydrogenase/enoyl-CoA hydratase family protein encodes MVRRIRKAAVLGSGVMGGGIAALLASAGIKTLLLDIVPFDLTDEEKNDPKARNRIVQAGFDGIVKSKPSLFMNAKDEKALVQVGNFEDDWDKLAECDWIVEVVVENLKIKQEVLAKVEKVRKADAIVSTNTSGIPLEAMSKELSSEFRQNFMGTHFFNPVRYMKLLELIPGAETKPEVLDFMKDFGERILGKGIVWAKDTPNFIGNRIGVQGMVQAMQLMVEDGMSIPEVDALFGPVLGRPKTAMFKTADLVGLDTLGHVASNTYELVVDDEARETFKVPEFVSQMIEKKMLGNKTKGGFYKKDMTPEWKLIPKVLNPQTMEYEEFERPTFPCLDAAKSAKGLAEKIKAVAYADDKGGKFVWKVLSNGLIYAANRIPEISDTIVEIDNSMKWGYNFTFGPFETWDALGVKESVAKMEAEGMTVPENVKKMLAAGVESFYKFENGIDYYFDFATGEYKAIELSPTIISLKGLKGAGKKVMGNNSVSLVDLEDGVFCVEFHTKMNAINAELVDGMGEALAYVDDNGIGVVIGNQSPGFPGAFSAGGDLAYMLGLAKAGKYADIDAFLARAQGGMMNALYSSFPVVAAPFGMTLGGGCETCLAADKIVAHSELFMGLVEVGVGLIPGGGGCMNTWKKFALSTPPCVKVNDLLPYFMHVFQNIAMAKFSNSAAQARTMGFLGPKDRIVMNRDYLIGEAKKEVLRMVDAGYAPPQKKPIPVLGKSAQGLADQQLFDMLAAGYISEHDALIAKKVAYIIGGGDVRDNSTVDEDYILKLERDAFVSLFKEEKTIARVEHMLATGKPLRN; translated from the coding sequence ATGGTGAGACGGATTCGTAAGGCAGCCGTTCTGGGCTCTGGAGTCATGGGTGGAGGCATTGCCGCCCTGCTGGCCAGCGCCGGAATCAAGACTCTGCTTCTGGATATCGTGCCCTTTGACCTCACGGATGAGGAAAAGAACGATCCCAAGGCCAGGAACCGCATCGTGCAAGCGGGATTTGACGGCATTGTCAAATCCAAACCGTCCCTGTTCATGAACGCCAAGGATGAAAAGGCGTTGGTGCAAGTTGGCAACTTTGAAGACGACTGGGACAAATTGGCCGAGTGCGACTGGATTGTGGAAGTGGTCGTTGAAAACCTCAAGATCAAGCAAGAAGTTCTTGCCAAGGTGGAAAAGGTCCGTAAGGCCGATGCTATCGTCAGCACCAACACCTCCGGCATTCCGCTTGAAGCCATGAGCAAGGAGCTGAGCTCCGAGTTCCGCCAAAATTTCATGGGCACCCACTTTTTCAACCCCGTCCGTTACATGAAGCTCCTCGAGCTCATCCCCGGCGCTGAGACCAAACCGGAAGTCCTGGACTTCATGAAGGACTTTGGCGAACGCATCCTGGGCAAGGGCATTGTGTGGGCCAAGGACACCCCCAACTTCATCGGCAACCGCATTGGCGTGCAGGGCATGGTGCAGGCGATGCAGCTCATGGTGGAAGACGGCATGAGCATTCCTGAAGTGGACGCTCTGTTCGGCCCCGTTCTGGGCCGTCCCAAGACCGCCATGTTCAAGACCGCCGACCTGGTGGGCCTGGACACCCTGGGACACGTCGCCAGCAACACCTATGAACTGGTGGTGGACGACGAAGCTCGCGAAACCTTCAAGGTGCCCGAGTTCGTCAGCCAGATGATCGAAAAGAAAATGCTGGGCAACAAGACCAAGGGCGGCTTCTACAAAAAGGACATGACTCCTGAGTGGAAACTGATCCCCAAGGTTCTGAACCCCCAGACCATGGAATACGAAGAGTTTGAAAGACCGACCTTCCCCTGCCTGGACGCCGCCAAGAGCGCCAAGGGCCTGGCCGAAAAAATCAAGGCCGTGGCTTACGCCGACGACAAGGGCGGAAAGTTTGTATGGAAGGTCCTTTCCAATGGTCTGATCTACGCCGCCAACCGTATTCCTGAAATTTCCGACACCATCGTGGAAATCGACAACTCCATGAAGTGGGGCTACAACTTTACTTTCGGCCCCTTCGAAACATGGGACGCCCTGGGAGTCAAAGAGTCCGTTGCCAAGATGGAAGCCGAAGGCATGACCGTTCCTGAGAACGTGAAGAAAATGCTGGCCGCCGGCGTAGAGTCCTTCTACAAGTTTGAAAACGGCATCGACTACTACTTTGATTTCGCAACCGGCGAATACAAAGCCATCGAGCTGAGCCCCACGATCATTTCCCTGAAGGGCCTGAAGGGCGCCGGCAAAAAGGTCATGGGCAACAACTCCGTGTCCCTGGTGGACCTGGAAGACGGCGTGTTCTGCGTGGAATTCCACACCAAGATGAACGCCATCAACGCCGAACTGGTTGACGGCATGGGCGAAGCCCTGGCTTACGTGGATGACAACGGCATCGGCGTGGTCATAGGCAACCAGTCCCCCGGCTTCCCCGGAGCTTTCTCCGCGGGCGGCGACCTGGCTTACATGCTGGGTCTTGCCAAAGCCGGCAAATACGCTGACATCGACGCTTTCCTGGCTCGCGCTCAGGGCGGCATGATGAATGCTCTGTACTCTTCCTTCCCCGTTGTGGCGGCGCCCTTTGGCATGACCTTGGGCGGCGGTTGCGAAACCTGCCTGGCAGCCGACAAAATCGTAGCTCATTCCGAGTTGTTCATGGGTCTGGTGGAAGTGGGCGTCGGCCTCATCCCCGGCGGCGGCGGATGCATGAACACCTGGAAGAAGTTCGCCCTTTCCACGCCTCCATGCGTCAAGGTGAACGACTTGCTCCCATACTTCATGCACGTCTTCCAAAACATCGCCATGGCCAAGTTCTCCAACTCCGCTGCTCAGGCCCGCACCATGGGCTTCCTGGGACCCAAGGACCGGATCGTCATGAACCGCGACTACCTCATCGGCGAAGCCAAGAAAGAGGTTCTGCGCATGGTGGACGCCGGTTATGCACCGCCCCAAAAGAAACCCATCCCCGTGCTCGGCAAGTCCGCTCAGGGTCTTGCGGACCAGCAGCTTTTCGACATGCTGGCCGCCGGATACATCAGCGAGCATGACGCTCTCATCGCCAAGAAAGTCGCTTACATCATCGGCGGCGGCGACGTCCGCGACAACAGCACGGTTGACGAAGACTACATCCTGAAGCTGGAGCGCGATGCTTTCGTGTCC
- a CDS encoding cupin domain-containing protein has product MMKDLPLWDGTPYPDFVRTLPEIDIPVEGVRGWLLQGANQQVVFFDLPEGLAIPEHSHGEQWGMVIAGKIDLTIGGETKTYGPGDYYHIPAGTPHAALFLERSAAMDYFADVDRYVPKK; this is encoded by the coding sequence ATGATGAAAGATCTGCCTTTGTGGGATGGAACCCCATACCCCGACTTTGTCCGCACGCTGCCTGAAATCGACATCCCCGTGGAAGGCGTACGCGGCTGGCTGCTCCAGGGCGCCAATCAGCAAGTGGTGTTTTTCGACCTGCCCGAGGGCCTGGCCATTCCCGAGCACTCCCATGGAGAGCAATGGGGCATGGTCATCGCCGGGAAAATCGACCTGACCATAGGCGGCGAGACCAAAACCTACGGCCCCGGGGATTATTATCACATCCCGGCCGGAACGCCTCATGCAGCCTTATTCCTGGAGCGCTCCGCAGCCATGGATTATTTTGCGGACGTGGACCGCTACGTTCCCAAGAAATAA
- a CDS encoding ATP-binding protein: MFQPATILVVIILYVGALLLVATKVERMASRGSNPSNTPLVYTLSLAVYCTTWTYYGSVESAAFSGMLFLTIYLGPTLGAIFWGTVLRKLVRIKQQHRISSIADFTAARYGASQRLAALTTVIALVGIAPYIALQFKSVVNTFELISAHEGLTPSWIEANAGPIMAILLIIFTIMFGMRRLDPTEQHQGMVMAVAIQSVVKLVSFLAAGIFVVFFLFDGVGDLAAQMPNAHLGMAVSGMQADASTFLTWCTYLLLAMSAILFLPRQFHVAVVENSDESHIRTAMWGFPLYVFLINIFVLPIAAAGLIKGLPEVNADTFVLGLPLQYGSPLLVMIVFIGGFSAAMSMIMISAMTMATMITNHLLLPVIEFFGWLGFMRKQILKARWASVALVILLGYSFEAYIGHSYTLINMGMISFGAALQFAPPILGGILWERGNRRGALWGLNIGFAAWAYTLLLPSFVRSGWLPVSFLMEGPFGISLLKPEALLGLSSLSPLTHSVFWTMLLNCSFYIIFSLLHEPTDEEARVAQSYVNALSPTPLQKALSRSEPTIALEEKSQEILKLFKRYFYTNISRNMLDLCIEQAGLQSQEKINVLEWADLCSRAETLLAGSIGAATAGKVFRQANLYSQNESIELSAIYGKILADLRLTPEDLKEKIDYYKEKESLIQEHAKDLEAKIQLLQEQIQKRKETEQALKKSEERYRTLLGTTPDAVVAYDEEGLVQYVNAAFVQTYGWSEDELMGKRIDFVPPHETERTRQALGELSSGKFLDLETQRLTKSGDILDVLLKSAPFFNHEGKVIGSMVIHHDITQRKKAQEMMVQTEKMVSLGGLAAGMAHEINNPLAGIIQNVQVIINRLTQRIPANVRAAQQCGTTMEAISHYVELRGLTGMFQSVVDSGSRAARIVDNMLSFSRMNQQPVMKAVDMCALIDKTVDIASSDYNIKKKYDFRQIRIVRDYEANLPPVPCEEGKIQQVILNLLRNAAQAMAEQKGRQSLPTITLRVGAYDAKNVRVEVSDNGPGMQEDVRRRIFEPFYTTKAVGQGTGLGLSVSFFIITENHKGAMWVESNPGQGASFIITLPFESPVKYK; this comes from the coding sequence ATGTTCCAACCCGCAACAATCCTTGTTGTGATTATCCTCTACGTAGGCGCCTTGCTATTGGTCGCCACAAAAGTGGAGCGCATGGCCTCCAGGGGCTCCAATCCCTCCAACACCCCGCTTGTTTACACCCTTTCCCTGGCCGTCTATTGCACCACATGGACCTATTACGGCAGCGTGGAAAGCGCGGCCTTTTCCGGCATGCTTTTTTTGACCATTTATCTTGGCCCGACCCTTGGAGCGATTTTTTGGGGAACCGTTCTGCGCAAACTGGTCAGGATCAAACAACAGCACAGAATCAGCAGCATAGCCGACTTTACCGCCGCCCGGTACGGGGCTTCCCAGAGGCTGGCGGCCCTCACGACCGTTATCGCCCTGGTGGGCATAGCGCCTTATATTGCGCTTCAGTTCAAGTCCGTGGTCAACACCTTTGAACTGATTTCCGCCCATGAGGGGCTGACGCCTTCGTGGATTGAAGCCAACGCCGGCCCGATAATGGCCATCTTGCTGATAATCTTCACCATCATGTTCGGGATGCGGCGCCTGGACCCGACGGAGCAGCACCAGGGCATGGTGATGGCCGTAGCCATTCAATCGGTGGTCAAGCTGGTCTCCTTTCTGGCCGCGGGAATCTTTGTGGTCTTTTTTCTGTTTGACGGAGTGGGCGATTTGGCCGCCCAAATGCCCAACGCCCATCTCGGGATGGCCGTTTCCGGCATGCAGGCCGATGCATCGACTTTTCTCACATGGTGCACCTACCTACTCCTGGCCATGTCCGCCATTTTGTTCCTGCCGCGCCAATTCCATGTCGCAGTAGTGGAAAATTCTGACGAAAGCCACATTCGCACGGCCATGTGGGGCTTCCCGTTATACGTATTTCTTATTAATATTTTCGTGCTGCCTATCGCCGCCGCCGGGCTGATCAAAGGCCTGCCCGAGGTCAACGCCGACACCTTTGTCCTGGGTCTTCCCCTCCAATACGGAAGCCCCCTGCTGGTCATGATCGTCTTCATCGGCGGCTTTTCCGCCGCCATGAGCATGATCATGATTTCCGCCATGACCATGGCGACCATGATCACCAATCACCTGCTTTTGCCGGTCATCGAGTTTTTCGGCTGGCTCGGGTTCATGCGCAAACAAATCCTCAAGGCGAGATGGGCTTCCGTGGCGCTGGTCATTTTACTGGGTTATTCTTTTGAAGCATACATTGGGCACAGCTACACGCTCATCAACATGGGCATGATCTCCTTTGGCGCCGCCCTCCAGTTCGCCCCTCCCATCCTGGGAGGAATCCTGTGGGAGCGGGGCAATCGCAGAGGGGCTTTGTGGGGCCTGAACATCGGCTTTGCGGCCTGGGCTTACACCCTGCTTCTCCCCTCATTCGTCCGCAGCGGCTGGCTGCCCGTGTCGTTCTTAATGGAAGGGCCCTTTGGAATCTCCCTGCTTAAACCCGAGGCTCTTTTGGGCCTATCCAGCCTGAGCCCCCTGACCCATTCCGTCTTCTGGACCATGCTTTTGAATTGCAGCTTTTACATTATTTTTTCCCTCCTCCACGAACCCACGGACGAAGAAGCCAGGGTGGCCCAATCCTACGTAAACGCCCTCTCGCCGACCCCATTGCAAAAAGCGCTGAGCCGCTCCGAGCCAACCATTGCGTTGGAGGAAAAATCCCAGGAAATCCTCAAATTGTTCAAACGCTATTTTTACACCAACATCAGCCGCAACATGCTGGATCTCTGCATTGAACAGGCGGGGCTGCAAAGCCAGGAAAAAATCAATGTGCTGGAATGGGCGGATTTATGCTCCCGGGCTGAAACCCTGCTCGCCGGCTCCATTGGAGCAGCCACGGCGGGCAAAGTTTTTCGCCAGGCCAATCTCTATTCTCAAAATGAATCTATCGAGCTTTCCGCGATTTACGGAAAAATTCTGGCGGACCTGCGCCTTACTCCGGAAGACCTGAAGGAAAAAATTGACTATTACAAAGAAAAGGAATCCCTGATCCAGGAGCACGCCAAAGACCTGGAGGCGAAAATCCAACTGCTGCAGGAGCAAATACAAAAACGCAAGGAGACGGAACAGGCCCTGAAAAAAAGCGAGGAGCGCTACCGCACCCTTTTGGGCACAACCCCCGACGCCGTCGTCGCTTATGACGAAGAAGGTTTGGTGCAATATGTGAACGCAGCCTTTGTCCAGACCTACGGATGGTCGGAGGATGAACTCATGGGCAAACGGATCGACTTCGTCCCTCCCCATGAAACGGAAAGAACCCGCCAGGCCCTCGGCGAACTTTCCAGCGGAAAATTCCTGGACCTGGAAACCCAGCGCCTCACCAAATCGGGGGACATCCTGGACGTTCTGCTGAAAAGCGCCCCATTTTTCAACCACGAAGGCAAGGTCATCGGCAGCATGGTCATCCACCATGACATCACGCAGCGGAAAAAAGCCCAGGAAATGATGGTGCAAACCGAAAAGATGGTTTCTCTGGGGGGATTGGCCGCAGGCATGGCGCACGAAATCAACAATCCTCTGGCCGGCATCATCCAGAACGTCCAGGTGATCATCAACCGGCTGACCCAGCGCATTCCCGCCAATGTCAGAGCGGCCCAACAATGCGGAACCACCATGGAGGCCATCTCGCACTATGTGGAATTGCGGGGATTGACCGGCATGTTTCAATCGGTGGTGGATTCAGGCAGCCGGGCGGCGCGCATCGTGGACAACATGCTCAGTTTCAGCCGCATGAATCAGCAGCCGGTCATGAAGGCCGTGGATATGTGCGCTCTCATCGACAAAACCGTGGACATTGCTTCCAGCGACTACAATATCAAGAAAAAGTATGACTTCAGACAAATCCGGATTGTTCGGGATTACGAGGCGAACCTCCCCCCCGTCCCTTGCGAAGAAGGCAAGATACAGCAGGTCATCCTGAATCTGCTGCGCAACGCCGCCCAGGCCATGGCCGAGCAAAAAGGCCGGCAGTCCCTGCCCACCATCACCCTAAGAGTGGGCGCCTATGACGCCAAAAACGTTCGGGTGGAGGTGAGCGACAACGGTCCGGGCATGCAGGAAGACGTCCGCAGGCGAATTTTCGAGCCTTTTTACACCACCAAAGCCGTGGGCCAGGGCACGGGCCTGGGGCTGTCGGTTTCCTTTTTCATCATCACCGAAAACCATAAAGGCGCCATGTGGGTGGAGTCCAATCCCGGGCAGGGCGCATCCTTCATCATCACCCTGCCCTTTGAATCTCCTGTCAAATACAAATAG